Part of the Vibrio celticus genome, ATTACGTTGCCTGAGATTCCTGAAGGCAAATACATGTCGATGGAGGTGATTACAGAAGACCACCGCATTCAGCCAATGCAATACGGTTCTGGTACGTTTGATCTTTCTACTCACAGTGGTGACCACGTGTATGTCATCGTTCGTACTGATGCGACGTTCACCAAAGATGAAGTTCATAAAATCCAAGATCAGATGAGCATTGATGCAAAAGCAGATGGCGAATTCATGGCAATGCAAGTGGATGAGAAATCATTCGATGAGGTAGAGAAAAACCTTAAGATGGAAATGCCCAAACTACTGAAACGCGATGGTGCTCAGGCGACGTTTGGTATGTTTACCAGCCCTGAAGATGCTTCAAAAGAGATGTTTACCAAAGAGAAGTACGCAGTGGGCGCGGCTATCGGTTGGGGTGGCGCGCAGTTAGATGACAATATCTATGAAGTCTCTGGCAACTTCCCAGCAGACACTTGTCATCAGGCAACCTTTGATGACCCTAAAAACCAAGCGTTTTGGTCGGTAACTGTCTACAACAAGCAAGGTTTCATGTTTGGTGAAGTGGCGAACGTAAGCTCAAACACGGCTGAGAAAAATGCCGATGGCACTTACACTGTAAGCTTTGGTTGTGGTGATGATGCGGTAAACAACATCAAAACAGAAAACGATTCTGGTGTGTTTAACTTAGCTTTCCGCCATTACATTCCAAGCCAAAAAGTACGCGATGGATTCCGAGTGCTTCCTTACGTGAAAGCAGTGAACTAATGTTGCGATAGTCGTACAACGATTGATAGATGCGCGTTATTACCCATGGTAGTAGCGCGTTTTTTTATGGGTTCTATTTTGTTTCTTGTTTTCTTAGTCGGAGAAACAGAAAGACCAAGTCAAAAAATGGTCTAACTTTGGTTATACGTAGCGTGCCTCAGTTCAAATAAATCAATTAAACCTTCTTCCATCGA contains:
- a CDS encoding DUF1254 domain-containing protein, coding for MKKLALVVLGLSAVSLSSYAAEEVSTLTEFFNADGEVTTVDNYAVYETSRQYLKNQELVGVNKFLHKRELTPTDKQPVVRMNRDTYYSMAVINVSQGATITLPEIPEGKYMSMEVITEDHRIQPMQYGSGTFDLSTHSGDHVYVIVRTDATFTKDEVHKIQDQMSIDAKADGEFMAMQVDEKSFDEVEKNLKMEMPKLLKRDGAQATFGMFTSPEDASKEMFTKEKYAVGAAIGWGGAQLDDNIYEVSGNFPADTCHQATFDDPKNQAFWSVTVYNKQGFMFGEVANVSSNTAEKNADGTYTVSFGCGDDAVNNIKTENDSGVFNLAFRHYIPSQKVRDGFRVLPYVKAVN